Within Actinosynnema pretiosum, the genomic segment GCACCTGGGCCGCGCTGCGGGCCGACCCGGACGCGCTGGAGCTGCGCGACCGGGTGCTCGCGGCGATCGACGCGCTCGTGCTGGCCGCGCAGGCGGAGGGGGCGCTGCGGGCGGACGTGGGGGCGGGGGACGTGATCCGGCTGTTCTCGCTGCTGCTGCGGCGACCGCTGTGCGAGGACGTGGAACCGGCGCCGTTCGCCTGCGAGCGGACGCTGGCCGTGGCGCTGGACGGGTTGCGGGCGCGGGGCGGCGGGCTGCCGGGGGAGTCGCTGACGACGGCGGACGTCCTGCCGCGGTGAGCGGTCACCAGCGCGGGGCGTGGGTGCGGCACGGGGGCATCTCTTGCGGCGGGATCGGTCGATCGGGTGACGGTAAAACCGTTGGGGCTGGTTCGCCGGGCGGATTAGGATCGGGGGCATGGTGCGCTTGGGGCCCGTGTTCTGGGTGAGGATCCGGCTCCGCTGACGGCGGGGCACGGGGACTGACCACTTCTTGCTGCCGCCGTACCGGCCATCGCCGGGCGGGGCTCGTACAGCGCTGCCCGGCTCAATCCGAGTCGCGGAGCAGAAACACCATGTCGCACCCACTGGGTGGATCACCCCTGCGCGCATCCGGCGCGGGGAACTGGGATGGGAACGACCGCAGGGACGGCTGCGGGGGCGCGAGCGCGCCTGGGAGCGGGCGGCAGCGCGGGAGCGGGAACGGGCGGCAGCGCGAGAACGGGCGCGGAAGCGGGCGGCAGCGCGGGAATGAGAACGGGCAGCTGCGTGAGAACGGGCGCGGGAGCGGGCGGCAGCGCGGGAATGAGAACGGGCAGCTGCGTGAGAACGGGCGCGAGAACGGGCGGCAGCGCGGGGAAGAGCGCGGGCGGGGTAGCGGGACCGACGGCGAGTCCGGTGGCTGGCGCAGGCCAGAGCGCGGGACTGGCAACGGGTTCGGCAGCGGTCGCGCGGTAGAGCGCGGGACCGGCAGCGGGTGCGAGGACGAGCCTGGGTCCGGTAACGGGTTCGGTGGTGGGCGTGAGGACGAGCCTGGGGCTGGCAACGGGTTCGGCAGCGGGCGCGGAGCTGGCAGCGGGCGTGGTGCTGAGCGCGGAGCCGGCGGTGGGCGTGGTGCCGTGCGCGGAGCCGGCAGCGGCCGTGCCGAGCCCGCTCGGGGCGTGGGAGCGAGTGCGCGGCCCGGTGCTGTTGGGGTGGGGGGAACCGGAGCGGAGCTCGACGAGCTCGCCGGGGTGCCCGTGCCGGCCGGGCGGCGGGCGCATGTGCGGGCTGACGGGGTCAGCGTCGCGCTCGGGGACCGGCAGGTGTTGCGGGAGCTGTCGGTGACCGTGTCCGCCCGGTCGCGGTTGGCGGTCGTGGGGGAGAACGGGCGGGGCAAGAGCACGGTGTTGCACGTGCTCGCCGGGGTGCTGGCGCCCGATTCCGGGACGGTGCGGCGGGTCGGGGTCGTGGGGCTCGCGCGGCAGGCGCTGGAGGTCCGGGGTGGGGAGAGCGTGGGGACGTTGACCGGTGCTGCGCTGCGGGGGTCGCGTCTCGCGCTCCGGGCGCTGGAGCTCGCGGGTGAGGAGCTGGCCTCCGGGGTCGTGGGGGCCGATGACCGGTACGCGACCGCGCTGGACGTCGCCACCGGGCTCGACGCCTGGGACGCCGAACGCCGGGTCGACGTCGCGCTGGAGGCGTTGTCCGCCTGCGCCGACCGGGAGCGGCCGTTGGCGACGCTGTCCGTGGGGCAGCGGTACCGGGTCCGGTTGGCCTGCCTGCTGGGGGCGCACCACGACGTGCTGCTGCTGGACGAGCCGACCAACCACCTCGACGCCGCCGGGCTGGCGTTCCTGACCGACCGGCTGCGGGCCCGCGACGGCGGGTTCGCCGTGGTCAGCCACGACCGGGCGCTGCTGCGGGACGTCGCCGAGGAGTTCCTGGACCTCGACCCCAGCCGGGACGGCACAGCCCGCCTCCACGCGGGCGGGCACACCGGGTGGCGGGACGGGCGGCGGCGGGAGCGGGAGCGGTGGGAGCGGGAGCACGGGGAGCAGGTCGAGGAGCGGCGCAGGCTCTCCGAGGCCGTCGACCGGGCGCGCGACCGGCTCAGCACCGGGTGGCGGCCCGACAAGGGGACCGGCAGGCACCAGCGGCAGAGCCGCGCGCCGGGCGTCGTGCGGGCGCTGAACCGGGAGCGGGACGCGCTGGAGGCGCACCGGATCACCGCGCCCGAGCCGCCGCCCTCGCTCCGCTGGCCGCGGCTGGAGGTGCGGCGCGGGGAGGCGCTGCTGCGCGTCGACGGGGTGGCCGTCGAGGGGCGGCTGCGGGGACCGGTCGACCTGGTGCTCGACGGGGGTGACCGGGTGCTGGTCACCGGGGGCAACGGGGCTGGCAAGTCGACGCTGCTCTCCGTGCTCGCCGGGGAGGTCGAGCCCACGTCCGGGGGTGTGCGGCGGCTCGCCGGGGCGCGGATCGCGGTGGTGGCGCAGGAGGTCCCCGCGTGGCCGGACGAGGTGACCGCCGCCCAGCTGCACGCCCGGCTCGGGGACGGGGCGCTGCCGCTGGGCGCGCTGGGGCTGCTCGACGGGCACGTGCCCGGCACGCCGGTCGGGCGGCTCTCGCAGGGGCAGCGGCGGCGGGTGGACCTGGCGCTGCGGCTCGCGACCCGGCCGAACCTGGTCGTGCTCGACGAGCCGACCAACCACCTCTCGGCCGCGCTCGTGGACGAGCTGACCGAGGCGCTGCGGGGCACGCCCGCCGCCGTGGTCGTCGCGACCCACGACCGGGGGATGCTCGCCGACCTGGCCGACTGGCCGCGGCTGCACCTGGGGTGAGCCCGCGGGCGCGGAGGTGACCGCGGGGACCGCCTCGGGAACGGGGCGGCCCCCGCGATCCCCGTCAGGACCCGCCGAACCGGGCCGTGAAAGCTGCCCTGGTCGGGGAGTCCCGGCGGCGGTCCAGGACCGCGAAGACCACGTGCTCGAACGCGGGCGCCGCCGCCAGCGCCGCCGCGAACGCCTCCGCCACCTCGCCCGGCTCGTTGCGGAACACCCCGCACCCCCACGCGCCCAGCACCAGCCGCCGGTGCCCGTGGTGGGCCGCCACGCGCAGCACGCGCTCCGCGCGGCGCAGCAGCGCCGGGCGCACGTCCGCGACCCGCTCGGGCTGGTTGGCCAGCACCGCGCCCCGGTTCGGGGCCGCCGCCGCCAGGAACGACGCCCGGTGCGGTCGCGCCAGCAGCCCGCCGTCGTCCGAGCGGAACACCGGGACGCCGGGGGCGTGGATCACCCGGTCGCTGTAGACGAGGTCGGGGCAGGCCCGGTGGTGGGCGTAGAAGGCCGGGACCGACTCCAGGCAGGCGTGCAGCGCCGACGAGCGCGCGATCGCCTCCTCCTGGGCCTGGGCGCCGTTCAGGAACCCGCCACCGGGGTTGCGGGCCGACGCGAACACCAGGCAGGCCACCCCGTCCCCCAGCCGCCGCGCCGCCTCCAGGGTCGACTCGCCGGTCACCTCCACCAGCGCCGACCCGGCCGGGACCGCCTCGGCCAGCGGCTCGTCCGGCAGGTGCAGCACCGTGCCCGCCACGGCCGCCGCCACCGCCCCGCCGATCTCCACCTCGCGGCCCCCGACCGCGTAGGACCCGCGCCGGGTGATCTCCACGGTCTCCTGGGCGATGACGCGCAACCCGCTCTTCACGGCGCCGATCCTGCCGAGGGCCACGACCGGCGGGCAACCGAATTCGCGGCGGACCCGCGCCACCCGAACGGGCCACCCCCTTGATAGGCAAGCATCCACTTGCCTATGCTCTGCCCCGTGGCCCAGGAGCTGTTCAAGGCGCTGGCCGACCCGACCCGCAGGCTCGTCCTCGACGAGCTGGTCGAGCGGGACGGCCAGACCCTGTTCGAGCTCTGCACCCGCCTGATCACCAAGCACGGCCTGGAGCTCTCCCGCCAGGCGATCAGCCAGCACCTCGCCGTCCTGGAGGCCGCCGACCTGGTCCGCACCCGGCGCGAGGGCCGCTACAAGTTCCACCACCTCAACACCGAACCGCTGGAGCACCTGCTCGCCCGCTGGCTCCGGCCCGAACCACCTGGGGATGCACCGTGAGGATCCACCTGTCCAGCGTCTTCGTCGACGACCAGGCCAAGGCCCTGGACTTCTACACCGGGGTGCTCGGCTTCCGGCTCAAGGACGACGTCCCGATGGGCCACTCCCGCTGGCTCACCGTCGTCTCCCCGGACGACCCCGACGGCACCCAGCTGCTCCTCGAACCCTCCGAGCACCCCGCCGTCAAGCCGTACAAGGACGCGCTCGTCGCCGACGGCATCCCGGCCACCTCGTTCGCCGTGGACGACGTGCGCGCCGAGCACACCAGGCTCACCGCCCTCGGCGTCCGGTTCACCCAGGAGCCCACCGAGCTCGGGCCCGTGGTCGTCGCCGTCCTCGACGACACCTGCGGCAACCTCATCCAGATCGCCCAGCACGCCTGACGGGCCCCGCCGGTCCGGCCGGTCCTGCGCTAGTCCGGCCGGTCCGGCGCTAGTCCGGCCGGGCCAGCGCCTCCAGCAACCGCTCCAGGAACACCTCCGACCGCACCGTCCGCAGCACCTTCACCGGCCGGGGCGTGTCGTCGATCGTGCTCTCGATGTGCGCCGTCGTGGTGATCCGCCGCCGGTCGGCCACGATCTGCCCCCGCGTGTGCGTGCCGGTCAGCTCCACCCCCAGCGGCAGCTCGCGGTGCGTGGCCAGGCCGGGGTCCAGCGCCACCGCCACGGTCAGCGGGTCGTGCGGGGTGCAGGTGCGCCTGCCGATCACCCGCGTGTAGAACTCCACGTAGTGCGCCAGGATCGCGTTCGCGTACCGCGCCCGCCGCGTCCGCAGCCCCGCCAGCCGGTCCAGCCAGTCCGCGTCCGCCCGCGCCGACTCGGTCACCTCCAGCCCGACCAGCGTCAGGTCGAACCCGGCGTCCAGCACGATCGCCGCCGCCTCCGGGTCGTGCCAGGCGTTCGCCTCCGCGTACGGGGTGATGTTGCCCGGCACCGCCGTCGCCCCCGCCATGGCCGTCACCGACCGCAGCAGCGCGGGCAGCTCCGGCTCCAGCAGCACCGCCAGCGCCAGGTTCGTCAGCGGCCCCAGCGCGATCAGGGTCAGCTCGCCGGGGTTCGCCCTGGCCAGCGCCACCAGCTGCTCGGCCGCCGACACCGGCACCGGCAGCCGCGACGGCGGCGGACCGGCCCGCCCGCCCAGCCCGTCGAGGCCGTGCACGAACTCCGAGGTGTACAGCGGCTGCGCCAGTGGCCGCCGCGCCCCCACCGCCACCGGGACCCCGCCCAGCCCCGCCAGCTCCAGCACGCGCAGCGCGTTCAGCGCGGCCTGCGGCGCGGGCACGTTCCCGTGCACGCTGCCCACCGCCACCAGCTCGGCCTCGTCCAGGTGCGCGGCCAGGTACAGGATGGCCAGGGCGTCGTCGACGCCGGGATCGGTGTCCAGCACGATGCGCATGACGATCACACACCCAGCGGTCGGGACTGGAGAGCAATCACTGTACGTGGCCGGGGCGTCACCCGCGCCGGTTCGCGGTCACCTCGCCGCGCGAAGGGGGAGCGGCGCGAACGACCGGTCCGCGCGCGGCTGCCGGACCGGCGGAACGTGCGCCGAACCCGCCCCGCGCCGAATAAAGGACGGACGAAAAAGGGGGCGGGTCCGAAGACCCGCCCCCGCCGTCCGATCACCGGGTCACCCGGCGACGCGCTCCCGCTCCCGCTCGTCCGCGAGCGTGGTGAACGCCGACCGGTGCCACACCAGCGGCCGGGCCGCCTCGTCCGAGCGCAGCCCCCGCACTCGCAGCACCACGATCTCGTGGTCGCCCGCCGGGTAGGTGTGCTCCACCGCGCACTCCAGCCACAGCGGCGCGCCCTCCAGGAACACCGCGCCCGAGTCCGACACCGCCGTCTCCAGCCCGCCGAACCGGTTCTCCCGGTCCTTCGTCGACGCCAGCTGCCGCACCTTCCCGGCGTGCCCCTCGCCCAGCACCGACACGCCCAGCAGCGGCGCGGTCGACAGCACCGGCCACGTCGTGGACGACAGCTGCACCGCGAACAGCACCAGCGGCGGCTCCTGCGAGGTGCCCACGCTGAACGAGGACACCACCAGCGACACCGGCTCGCCGTCCACCAGCGCGGCGATCGCCGCCACCCCGGACGGGAACGCCGAGAACGCCTGCCGCAGCGCCACCACGTCGTCGGTGTACGGCTCGGTCACCGGACCGGCCGCGCGCTCGGCCACCAGCACGCCCGAGCGCGGCTCCTCGCCGCCCACCCGCTCGTTCCAGCGGTCCGCCGCGCTCGACCCAGTCGACGCGACGGACCCGGCCGGACCGGACGCGGAGAAGTGCGCCCGCCCCACGACCTCGTCCCGCCGCATCTGCTCCACCAGCGCCTCCACCGAGGAGAACCCGACCTGGCCCCGGATCCACGACTCCAGCTCGACCTCGGCGCGCCGGTCGTACAGGTCGCCGTCGAAGTCCAGCACGTGCGCCTCGACCGTGCGGGCCGAGCCGTCGAACGTCTCGTTCGACCCGATCGACACCAGCGCGGGCAGCACCACCGGCGCGTCCGGCCCGTCCAGCAGGGTGAACCGCCCGGCGTAGACGCCGTCCTCGGGCACCGACGCGGACGCGTCGAAGTCCAGGTTCGCCGTGGGGAAGCCCAAGTCCTTGCCGCGCCCGGCGCCGTGCACCACGACCCCGGACACCCGTCCCAGCGGTTCCACCGCATTCCTCCCGAGCAGAGCAGAAGCCAGCACGCACACCAGCGCGGCCACACCCAGCGCGGCCAGCGCCGCGCCCTGGGACGTCACCGCCAGCAGCGCGGCCGTCACCGCGCTGCCCACCACCGCACCGACCTGCTTGATCGCGTTGAACGCGCCCGAGGCCGCGCCCATCAGCCGGTCCGGGGCCGAGTTCAGCGCCGCCACCGACATCGGGGCCCACACGAACGCGTTGGCCAGGCCGAACACCGCCAGCGCCGCCGCGAACACCCAGATCGGCGCCGACGCCGCCACCAGCACCGCGGCCAGCAGCACCGACACCGCCAGCGAGATCGAGCCGATCAGCGCCGTGAACCGGGGCCCGCGCGCCGACACCGACCGGCCCGCGAACGGGGCCGTCGCCGCGCACACCACGCCCATCGGGATCAGCACCAGCGCCGCCGACATCGAGTCCAGACCGCGCGCGCCCTGCAGGTGCAGCATCACCGGGATCATCGCCGCGCCCACCGTGAACGAGGACATCGCCGCGCCCACCGACGCCATCACGAAACCCCGGTCCCGGAACAGGGGCACCGGCACCAGCGCCCGGTCCGGCTCGCCGCGCTGCGCGAACACCACGCAGCCCACCAGCGCCAGACCGACCAGCACCGCCGCCCAGCCGGGCACCCACGGCGGAAGCACCCCGCCGTGGATGCCGGCCACCACGCCGAACACCCCGAGCCCGCTGACCAGCACGCCGGTCACCGGGATCGCCGTGCGCAGCGGCTCCGCGCGCGGCAGCCACACCCAGGCGGCGGCCAGCGCGACCAGTCCGATCGGCACGTTGACCAGGAAGATCGACTCCCAGCCCCACGTGCCCACGAGCACCCCGCCCAGCAGCGGGCCGCTCACCGAGGCCACCCCGCCGACCGAGGCCCACACGCCCATCGCCACGCCCAGCGCGGGGAACGCGAACAGCCTGCGGATGATCGTCATGCTCTGCGGCGTCATCAGCGCCGCGCCCAGGCCCTGCACGACCCGCCACGCCACCAGCGCCAGCGGGCCCGACACCAGGCCGCACGCCAGCGACGCCAGGATGAACAGCACCAGACCCGCCAGGTACACCGCGCGGGCCCCGTACCGGTCGCCCAGCCTGCCCGCCACCAGCAGCGGCACCGCGTACGCGAACAGGTAGGAGCTGTTGACCCAGATCGCCGTGCCCTCGTCGGCGCCCAGGTCCGCCATCAGCGCGGGCAGCGCGACGGAGATGATCGTGCTGTCCACCAGGAGCAGGAAGAAGCCGAGGCAGAGACTGGCCAGGGCCAGCCAGTCCCCGCCCCGAGAGGTCGACGTGCTCACGCCGACAGGTTCTCGCGCAGCGTGCGACCCGAGCGGGGCGCGCCCAGCGCGCCCCTGCGGCGCAGCTCCGGCACCAGCAGCTCGGCGATGTCGTCGAAGCCCGACGGCATCCCGGTCGGGCTCGACAGCATGTAGCCGCCGCGCGACCCGGTCGCCGCGAAGTTCTCCTGCAGCGCGTCCGCGATCGTCGCCGCGTCGCCCACGACCGTGTGGTCGATGCCGGTGGCGCTGCGCCAGCCGTGCTCGAAGAACTCGGCTCGGGTCAGCACGTGCTCGTCGCCCAGCTCGGCCGCCAGCGACGACACCAGGCCCGCCTGGCTCGCCTGCGCGGCGTGGATCCGGTCGCGCAGCTCGCCGATCGCGAACTTCTCCGGCAGCGTCGAGTAGTCGTAACCGGTGTTGTGCGACAGGTACGCGCCCACCGCCTCGTGGTCCCAGAACGCCAGGACCTCGTCCCGCCGGGCGCGCGCCTCGGCGTTCGTGCGGCCCACGATGACCTGGTTGGCCCACAGGATGCCGACCTTGGCCGGGTCCCTGCCCTCGGCGACCAGCGCCTCGTCGAGGAGCGCGCGGTGCCGCAGCTGGCCCTTGAGGTTCGCGCCGAAGCCGAACACGACCTCGGCGAACTTCGCCGACGCCGCGATGCCGCGCGGCGAGTTCCCGGCCTGCACCAGCACCGGGCTGATCTGCGGGCTGGGCACCGCCGACAGCGGGCCCTTCACCGTGAAGAACTTCCCGCGGTGGTTGATCGGCGCCACCTTCGACGGGTCGGCGAACCGCCCCGTCGCCCGGTCGCGGACGATCGCGTCGGGCGCCACCGAGGCCCACAGGGCCTGGCACACCTCGACGAACTCCTCCATCCGCTCGTACCGCACGTCGTGGTCGAGCAGCTTGTCGTAGCCGTAGTTCGCCGCGTCCGCGCCCCGCGTGGAGGCGACCACGTTGAACGCGACCCGCCCGTTCGTGACGTGGTCCAGCGAGTTCAGCAGCCGCGCCACGTAGAACGGGTGCATGAACGTCGACGAGTAGGTCAGGCCGAACCCGATCGACGAGGTCACCGTGGACATCGCCGCGATCACCGGCGACATGTCCTGGCGCGGCCACTGGATGCCCCACTCCACGGCGGGCTCGATCGAGCCCCGCCAGGTGTCCGGGATGCCGCTGCCGTCGCCGAAGAACAGCATGTCCACGCCGACCCGCTCCGCGGTCTGCGCCAGCTCCATGAACATCCGCACGTCCGGGAAGTCCCGGCCCTCCCACGAGCCGGGGCGCGCCCAGCGCCCCTCCGTGTGCGTGAAGGACAGGTCGAAC encodes:
- a CDS encoding ArsR/SmtB family transcription factor, with amino-acid sequence MLCPVAQELFKALADPTRRLVLDELVERDGQTLFELCTRLITKHGLELSRQAISQHLAVLEAADLVRTRREGRYKFHHLNTEPLEHLLARWLRPEPPGDAP
- a CDS encoding TIGR02452 family protein encodes the protein MKSGLRVIAQETVEITRRGSYAVGGREVEIGGAVAAAVAGTVLHLPDEPLAEAVPAGSALVEVTGESTLEAARRLGDGVACLVFASARNPGGGFLNGAQAQEEAIARSSALHACLESVPAFYAHHRACPDLVYSDRVIHAPGVPVFRSDDGGLLARPHRASFLAAAAPNRGAVLANQPERVADVRPALLRRAERVLRVAAHHGHRRLVLGAWGCGVFRNEPGEVAEAFAAALAAAPAFEHVVFAVLDRRRDSPTRAAFTARFGGS
- a CDS encoding VOC family protein, with amino-acid sequence MRIHLSSVFVDDQAKALDFYTGVLGFRLKDDVPMGHSRWLTVVSPDDPDGTQLLLEPSEHPAVKPYKDALVADGIPATSFAVDDVRAEHTRLTALGVRFTQEPTELGPVVVAVLDDTCGNLIQIAQHA
- a CDS encoding ATP-binding cassette domain-containing protein, with amino-acid sequence MGGTGAELDELAGVPVPAGRRAHVRADGVSVALGDRQVLRELSVTVSARSRLAVVGENGRGKSTVLHVLAGVLAPDSGTVRRVGVVGLARQALEVRGGESVGTLTGAALRGSRLALRALELAGEELASGVVGADDRYATALDVATGLDAWDAERRVDVALEALSACADRERPLATLSVGQRYRVRLACLLGAHHDVLLLDEPTNHLDAAGLAFLTDRLRARDGGFAVVSHDRALLRDVAEEFLDLDPSRDGTARLHAGGHTGWRDGRRRERERWEREHGEQVEERRRLSEAVDRARDRLSTGWRPDKGTGRHQRQSRAPGVVRALNRERDALEAHRITAPEPPPSLRWPRLEVRRGEALLRVDGVAVEGRLRGPVDLVLDGGDRVLVTGGNGAGKSTLLSVLAGEVEPTSGGVRRLAGARIAVVAQEVPAWPDEVTAAQLHARLGDGALPLGALGLLDGHVPGTPVGRLSQGQRRRVDLALRLATRPNLVVLDEPTNHLSAALVDELTEALRGTPAAVVVATHDRGMLADLADWPRLHLG
- a CDS encoding nucleoside hydrolase — protein: MRIVLDTDPGVDDALAILYLAAHLDEAELVAVGSVHGNVPAPQAALNALRVLELAGLGGVPVAVGARRPLAQPLYTSEFVHGLDGLGGRAGPPPSRLPVPVSAAEQLVALARANPGELTLIALGPLTNLALAVLLEPELPALLRSVTAMAGATAVPGNITPYAEANAWHDPEAAAIVLDAGFDLTLVGLEVTESARADADWLDRLAGLRTRRARYANAILAHYVEFYTRVIGRRTCTPHDPLTVAVALDPGLATHRELPLGVELTGTHTRGQIVADRRRITTTAHIESTIDDTPRPVKVLRTVRSEVFLERLLEALARPD
- a CDS encoding MFS transporter, which gives rise to MSTSTSRGGDWLALASLCLGFFLLLVDSTIISVALPALMADLGADEGTAIWVNSSYLFAYAVPLLVAGRLGDRYGARAVYLAGLVLFILASLACGLVSGPLALVAWRVVQGLGAALMTPQSMTIIRRLFAFPALGVAMGVWASVGGVASVSGPLLGGVLVGTWGWESIFLVNVPIGLVALAAAWVWLPRAEPLRTAIPVTGVLVSGLGVFGVVAGIHGGVLPPWVPGWAAVLVGLALVGCVVFAQRGEPDRALVPVPLFRDRGFVMASVGAAMSSFTVGAAMIPVMLHLQGARGLDSMSAALVLIPMGVVCAATAPFAGRSVSARGPRFTALIGSISLAVSVLLAAVLVAASAPIWVFAAALAVFGLANAFVWAPMSVAALNSAPDRLMGAASGAFNAIKQVGAVVGSAVTAALLAVTSQGAALAALGVAALVCVLASALLGRNAVEPLGRVSGVVVHGAGRGKDLGFPTANLDFDASASVPEDGVYAGRFTLLDGPDAPVVLPALVSIGSNETFDGSARTVEAHVLDFDGDLYDRRAEVELESWIRGQVGFSSVEALVEQMRRDEVVGRAHFSASGPAGSVASTGSSAADRWNERVGGEEPRSGVLVAERAAGPVTEPYTDDVVALRQAFSAFPSGVAAIAALVDGEPVSLVVSSFSVGTSQEPPLVLFAVQLSSTTWPVLSTAPLLGVSVLGEGHAGKVRQLASTKDRENRFGGLETAVSDSGAVFLEGAPLWLECAVEHTYPAGDHEIVVLRVRGLRSDEAARPLVWHRSAFTTLADERERERVAG
- a CDS encoding NtaA/DmoA family FMN-dependent monooxygenase (This protein belongs to a clade of FMN-dependent monooxygenases, within a broader family of flavin-dependent oxidoreductases, the luciferase-like monooxygenase (LMM) family, some of whose members use coenzyme F420 rather than FMN.) codes for the protein MRIAFDLSFTHTEGRWARPGSWEGRDFPDVRMFMELAQTAERVGVDMLFFGDGSGIPDTWRGSIEPAVEWGIQWPRQDMSPVIAAMSTVTSSIGFGLTYSSTFMHPFYVARLLNSLDHVTNGRVAFNVVASTRGADAANYGYDKLLDHDVRYERMEEFVEVCQALWASVAPDAIVRDRATGRFADPSKVAPINHRGKFFTVKGPLSAVPSPQISPVLVQAGNSPRGIAASAKFAEVVFGFGANLKGQLRHRALLDEALVAEGRDPAKVGILWANQVIVGRTNAEARARRDEVLAFWDHEAVGAYLSHNTGYDYSTLPEKFAIGELRDRIHAAQASQAGLVSSLAAELGDEHVLTRAEFFEHGWRSATGIDHTVVGDAATIADALQENFAATGSRGGYMLSSPTGMPSGFDDIAELLVPELRRRGALGAPRSGRTLRENLSA